The proteins below come from a single Eucalyptus grandis isolate ANBG69807.140 chromosome 3, ASM1654582v1, whole genome shotgun sequence genomic window:
- the LOC104439075 gene encoding uncharacterized protein LOC104439075 — protein MKVNVEFAPLLLLFFSLSLCEMAYISEEDDLDLERQVRTMNKPSIKTFLTKEGDTIDCVDINKQPALDHPLLKDHKVQVVSLRDNMIENIKYGGGGDVTVYNLTVAHDQFSAHNMWIETGPPEHVSMIAFGWMVDRGIIIGNPVGPTSTYGGSQYEIVIHIQQDKITGNWWLLLTYKAIKVGYWPKELFRYLRNGSLHTAWGGIGMAGSNGFCPPMGSGHRPDGTIDHATVFRQLHWVRSDGKSLPPDKTTTWVDRSNVYDLMNHRRTILYSGYMISFGGPGGYCKV, from the exons ATGAAAGTGAATGTGGAATTTGCGCCGTTGCTGCTCCTTTTCTTCAGTCTTTCTCTGTGTGAAATGGCATATATTTCCGAAGAGGATGATTTAGACTTGGAAAGACAGGTCAGGACTATGAACAAGCCATCCATCAAGacctttttg ACTAAAGAAGGAGACACAATTGACTGTGTTGATATAAATAAACAACCGGCACTCGATCATCCTCTACTGAAGGATCACAAGGTTCAG GTGGTATCTCTAAGGGACAACatgatagaaaatattaaatatggaGGAGGTGGAGATGTGACAGTCTACAATCTAACGGTTGCTCATGATCAATTCAGTGCACATAATATGTGGATTGAAACTGGTCCCCCAGAGCATGTTAGCATGATCGCATTTGGTTGGATG GTGGATAGGGGAATAATTATTGGTAATCCAGTAGGTCCTACTTCAACTTATGGTGGAAGTCAATATGAGATTGTAATCCATATCCAGCAG GATAAAATTACTGGGAATTGGTGGTTGCTTTTAACCTATAAAGCAATTAAAGTAGGCTACTGGCCAAAGGAACTATTCCGGTACTTGCGCAACGGCTCACTACACACAGCTTGGGGAGGAATTGGCATGGCTGGAAGCAATGGATTCTGTCCACCGATGGGAAGTGGCCACAGGCCTGACGGTACAATCGACCATGCTACCGTCTTTCGACAACTCCATTGGGTTCGATCGGATGGCAAATCCCTACCTCCGGATAAGACGACGACGTGGGTGGACAGATCCAATGTTTATGATTTGATGAACCATCGCCGTACTATACTTTATTCTGGCTACATGATTAGCTTTGGAGGTCCAGGAGGTTATTGCAAGGTATAG